A stretch of the Panicum virgatum strain AP13 chromosome 9N, P.virgatum_v5, whole genome shotgun sequence genome encodes the following:
- the LOC120687575 gene encoding oleosin Zm-II-like has translation MADRDARGGIYGGTHAGQQGGGGRPVGEQVKGMIHDKGPTASQALTVATLFPLGGLLLVLSGLALAASVVGLAVATPVFLIFSPVLVPAALLIGMAVTGFLTSGALGLGGLSSLTCLANTARQAFQRTPDYVEEARRRMAEAAAHAGHKTAQAGHAIQSRAQEAAGGGGGAGAGGGRSSS, from the coding sequence ATGGCGGATCgcgacgcgcgcggcggcaTCTACGGCGGCACCCACGCCGgccagcagggcggcggcggccggccggtgggGGAGCAGGTGAAGGGCATGATCCACGACAAGGGGCCCACGGCGTCGCAGGCGCTGACGGTGGCGACGCTGTTCCCGCTGGGcgggctgctgctggtgctgtcGGGCCTCGCGCTGGCGGCCTCCGTGGTGGGGCTCGCCGTGGCCACCCCGGTGTTCCTGATCTTCAGCCCCGTGCTCGTCCCGGCCGCGCTGCTCATCGGGATGGCGGTGACGGGGTTCCTCACGTCGGGCGCGCTGGGCCTGGGCGGGCTCTCCTCGCTGACGTGCCTCGCCAACACGGCGCGGCAGGCGTTCCAGCGCACCCCGGACTACGTGGAGGAGGCGCGCCGCCGgatggcggaggccgcggcgcaCGCGGGCCACAAGACCGCGCAGGCCGGCCACGCCATCCAGAGCAGGGCGCAGGAGGccgccggaggcggaggcggcgccggcgcgggcggcggcaggtCGTCCTCGTGA